The proteins below are encoded in one region of Haloarcula marismortui ATCC 43049:
- a CDS encoding zinc ribbon domain-containing protein: protein MTAAGLAAIGAYAPRLRIDAEEFEAAWGRFDAAGVDEKAVPDADEDAVTMGVEAARRALTAADASGAAVAHLAFATTTPPMAEEDLAARLCSILNVPDDAKTQTITGSTHAGAQALDATMDGGPFGEDIGLVIISDCPRGDPDSEVEHAAGAGSVALVVDDDGPGTVIERASHTEAYPGTRFRTGGDDRTTGLGVTQYDREAFTTTLGSAADRLDVPMETVDAAAVQSPDGKLPYRATGALGVDAATIAAADTVSSLGDTGAASAFLGAATAFADGAERVLIAAYGSGASATLFVATGPVPVNTALDGAVSLSYAAYLRRRGEITRDEPEGGGAYVSVPSWQRTIPQRHRLVAGRCSACEALNFPPTGACTDCHERTSDFEAVELPGTGTVEAVTTIRQGGAPPEFVAQQSKSGQFDSAIIALHSQSGEQTVSVPAQVLQATDEVTIGTPVVLTTRRIYTQEGVIRYGFKAQVASQRR from the coding sequence GTACGCACCTCGCCTGCGGATCGACGCTGAAGAGTTCGAAGCCGCCTGGGGTCGGTTCGATGCGGCGGGGGTTGATGAGAAGGCGGTCCCCGATGCCGACGAAGACGCAGTCACGATGGGTGTCGAAGCGGCCCGCCGTGCGCTCACTGCAGCTGACGCGTCCGGCGCGGCCGTTGCGCATCTGGCCTTTGCGACGACGACACCGCCGATGGCCGAAGAGGACCTTGCAGCGAGACTCTGCAGTATTCTCAACGTCCCCGACGATGCAAAGACGCAGACGATAACCGGCTCCACGCACGCCGGTGCGCAAGCACTGGACGCAACCATGGACGGCGGGCCGTTCGGGGAGGACATCGGCCTCGTCATCATCAGTGACTGTCCGCGGGGCGACCCTGACAGCGAGGTCGAGCACGCCGCCGGTGCCGGGAGCGTCGCGCTCGTTGTCGACGATGACGGTCCCGGAACCGTCATTGAGCGAGCGTCACACACGGAGGCCTACCCCGGAACGCGTTTCAGAACGGGCGGGGACGACCGGACGACCGGTCTGGGCGTGACGCAGTACGACCGCGAGGCGTTCACGACCACACTCGGCAGTGCGGCGGACAGACTGGACGTGCCGATGGAGACAGTCGATGCAGCAGCGGTCCAGTCTCCGGACGGAAAGCTCCCGTATCGGGCAACAGGTGCGCTCGGGGTTGACGCAGCGACTATCGCCGCCGCTGACACAGTTAGTTCGCTCGGGGACACCGGCGCAGCAAGCGCATTTCTCGGGGCGGCGACAGCGTTTGCGGATGGCGCTGAACGTGTGTTGATTGCTGCGTACGGAAGCGGCGCGAGTGCGACGCTCTTCGTCGCCACTGGTCCCGTTCCGGTCAACACTGCGCTGGACGGTGCTGTCTCCCTGTCCTACGCCGCGTACCTCAGGCGGCGAGGCGAGATTACGCGCGACGAACCCGAAGGTGGCGGAGCGTACGTCAGTGTCCCGTCCTGGCAGCGGACGATTCCGCAACGCCACCGGCTTGTCGCCGGTCGGTGTTCCGCGTGTGAGGCGTTGAACTTCCCGCCGACCGGGGCCTGTACGGACTGTCACGAGCGCACCAGCGATTTCGAGGCTGTCGAACTGCCCGGGACAGGGACAGTCGAGGCAGTAACGACTATCCGACAGGGCGGTGCGCCACCGGAGTTCGTCGCCCAGCAGTCGAAAAGCGGCCAGTTCGATAGTGCTATCATCGCGCTCCATAGTCAATCAGGCGAGCAGACCGTGAGTGTCCCTGCACAGGTGCTTCAGGCGACGGACGAAGTCACGATAGGCACACCTGTCGTGCTGACGACGCGACGCATCTACACGCAGGAGGGGGTCATCAGATACGGCTTCAAAGCACAGGTCGCCAGCCAGCGCCGGTAG